Proteins encoded together in one Anopheles darlingi chromosome 3, idAnoDarlMG_H_01, whole genome shotgun sequence window:
- the LOC125957921 gene encoding integrator complex subunit 14 translates to MPTVIALDVSLSMTRPIPNPGLNSGSVITENTPTYHQVAVQGINCILDHLCKHARLEFVSLVIYSSLYEVVVDFTRDYDSIRQALHKIEHYDKTNVEGVLVAINNAFRTHWGSENYCQIICITDCGVGMGPTSLKNTIINIQNYKAQCVTAAAAVVAAAAAAATTATSTSSAATAAGDNSTTSGKPHPTENQWIGFSYPSKLSFMCLGSLATDSAFRYGTKLYQQLLDVSGQRGQLFLPRLKHEEATDESGLTGDGADGTEEDARTQRHLTRTSALEMFETMCDTNYRQFEATLRCGGYFRLEGPIVVWPAPLPYTARDVLGGETTKLMSRRLEVCGFLALADIGSPMSISRHLILPRNPGGVATVKVSTDVTIKVEHGVDGNTKQRTLSSGGPPAVGSDGIGVAATGVKNGHATLPTPEERLEADIKVFFAKSDTGSNSNSSSASGDHHHHHHHHGQHHHHQQQQQQQHHDDQLEDVNRESVCVLLHGALKVENMAALVLLGEGWYGFIYSYADGKKKSNLMLNVLPPGNDVVPWLGDLRYLGTLEDALPGENPAFPIKAEKRSYSQNIVVWIRQAGLQSDIQKVLRHAKKLPEKTQQFYKELNRLRRAALSLGFVELLEGLAHIFEREMSTLPMSASPDCALQLTHAATELRKQTNRDPKSVIHALPTKYNQLG, encoded by the coding sequence TCTTCACTgtacgaggtggtggtggactttACGCGTGATTACGATAGCATACGGCAGGCACTGCACAAGATCGAACACTACGACAAGACGAACGTCGAGGGTGTCCTGGTGGCGATCAACAATGCCTTCCGGACGCACTGGGGCAGCGAGAACTACTGTCAGATCATTTGCATCACGGACTGTGGGGTAGGGATGGGTCCTACGTCCCTCAAGAAcacgatcatcaacatccAGAACTATAAGGCACAGTGTGTtacagcggcagcggcagtagtagcagctgcagcagcagcagcaacaacagccactaGCACCTCGTCTGCCGCAACTGCTGCCGGAGATAACAGTACGACATCGGGCAAACCGCATCCAACGGAAAACCAGTGGATCGGTTTCTCCTATCCAAGCAAGCTCTCGTTCATGTGTCTCGGTAGCCTAGCGACGGATTCCGCGTTTCGCTACGGTACCAAATTgtaccagcagctgctcgatgtGAGTGGTCAACGAGGTCAGCTGTTCTTGCCTCGGCTCAAGCACGAAGAGGCGACCGATGAATCGGGCCTgaccggtgacggtgctgATGGGACAGAAGAGGATGCCAGAACTCAGCGCCACCTAACGCGCACGTCCGCACTGGAGATGTTTGAAACGATGTGTGACACTAATTATCGACAGTTCGAGGCTACACTGCGCTGTGGAGGATACTTTCGGCTCGAGGGTCCTATTGTCGTGTGGCCAGCTCCTTTGCCATACACGGCGCGTGACGTATTGGGGGGTGAGACGACGAAACTAATGTCCCGCCGGCTGGAAGTTTGCGGATTCCTTGCACTGGCCGATATTGGTTCACCGATGTCCATCAGCCGGCATTTGATTCTGCCACGTAATCCTGGCGGTGTCGCTACGGTTAAGGTATCGACTGATGTGACGATTAAGGTGGAGCATGGCGTTGACGGTAACACCAAACAGCGCACCCTCTCATCCGGTGGTCCTCCCGCCGTTGGCAGCGACGGTATAGGAGTTGCAGCAACGGGTGTCAAGAACGGACACGCAACGCTTCCCACTCCCGAAGAAAGGCTCGAGGCGGACATAAAGGTTTTCTTCGCTAAATCGGATaccggtagcaacagcaacagtagcagcgcTTCCggcgatcatcaccatcatcatcaccatcatggtcaacaccatcaccatcagcagcagcagcagcagcagcatcacgacgACCAACTCGAGGATGTTAACCGTGAATCCGTCTGCGTGTTACTGCACGGTGCCCtgaaggtggaaaacatggCCGCGCTAGTGCTGCTCGGTGAAGGTTGGTATGGGTTTATCTACTCGTACGCGGATGGAAAGAAGAAATCGAATCTGATGCTGAACGTACTACCACCGGGTAACGACGTGGTACCGTGGCTTGGCGATCTACGCTATCTGGGTACACTCGAAGATGCACTACCAGGCGAGAATCCAGCGTTCCCGATCAAGGCGGAGAAGCGCAGCTACTCGCAAAATATTGTCGTGTGGATCCGGCAAGCTGGCCTACAGTCCGACATTCAGAAGGTACTGCGCCATGCGAAGAAGCTACCGGAGAAAACGCAACAGTTTTACAAGGAGTTGAACCGTCTTCGCAGGGCTGCCCTATCGCTGGGTTTCGTAGAGTTGCTCGAGGGTCTGGCACACATTTTCGAGCGCGAGATGAGCACGCTGCCGATGAGCGCTTCGCCCGATTGTGCGCTCCAGCTGACGCACGCCGCCACCGAGCTTCGAAAGCAAACGAATCGCGATCCCAAGTCCGTTATTCACGCTCTACCCACAAAGTACAATCAGCTCGGTTAG
- the LOC125957927 gene encoding homeobox protein meis3-A-like: protein MQESSVTALPVSGVTATGLGGIGGNGTGNGGTAINATINLTTSTGSVSGNGSVPGLPGPVTVPGMSGSNPASISTNPGGSTSSNTNSNNNNIIPSSNSSSNSSSSSSNSTISPHGLSDMDQAQFEADKRAVYKHPLFSLLALLLEKCEQATQGYIPSQSSASSPNGSANNGAGDGDSFSRDIQAFVQLLEKEKRPLLTNNSELDGLMIKALQVLRIHLLELEKVQELCRDFCTRYIACLRSKMQSENLLRSDYALEHNNNLSNSNSPINSPEQDLSGSAQGYYQGGDYLQGSDTSDYSNMQAKGGEYGDGSGQQQQFQHPQNAPAVALLQQQHHQPVVAPAVAAIPDVLGISRSNSDPNNTLTGVLEGSTQLTDLTAAAAAAAMAFQQHHSLQQQPAYQHHHHHSHHGQLAALRYPQAAVALPTLPLDVYAGQLSPCGSSDELDSELDDDSSSGGKRLKRSILPKQATGVMRAWLFQHLVHPYPTEDEKRAIAAQTSLTLLQVNNWFINARRRILLPMLENASDNSGE, encoded by the exons ATGCAAGAGAGCAGCGTAACGGCACTGCCCGTGTCGGGCGTCACGGCCACTGGATTGGGCGGCATTGGTGGTAACGGCACTGGGAATGGCGGTACAGCGATCAATGCCACCATCAACctaaccaccagcaccggatcCGTCAGCGGGAACGGCTCGGTTCCGGGACTGCCTGGACCGGTGACGGTACCTGGTATGAGTGGTAGCAATCCCGCATCCATCAGCACGAACCCCGGcggcagcactagcagcaataccaacagtaacaacaacaacatcatccccagcagtaatagcagcagcaacagtagcagcagcagcagcaactccacgATCTCACCACATGGCCTCAGCGATATGGATCAGGCACAGTTCGAGGCCGACAAACGGGCCGTCTACAA GCATCCACTGTTCTCACtgttggcgttgctgttggAAAAGTGCGAACAGGCGACGCAAGGCTACATTCCCTCCCAGTCATCCGCCTCGAGTCCAAACGGGTCCGCCAACAACGGTGCCGGCGATGGTGACAGTTTTTCCCGAGACATTCAG GCCTTTGTACAGTtactggagaaggagaagcgtcCGTTGCTGACGAACAACAGTGAGCTCGATGGGCTGATGATCAAGGCGCTGCAGGTGCTGCGGATACATTTGCTCGAGCTGGAGAAGGTCCAGGAACTTTGCCGGGACTTTTGCACCCGCTACATAGCCTGCCTGCGAAGCAAGATGCAATCGGAGAACCTACTCCGATCGGACTATGCGCtcgagcacaacaacaacctctcCAACTCGAACAGTCCCATCAACAGCCCGGAGCAG GATCTTTCGGGGAGTGCGCAAGGATACTACCAGGGCGGTGACTATCTGCAGGGCAGTGACACTAGCGACTATAGCAATATGCAAG CGAAAGGTGGAGAGTACGGTGACGgtagtggccagcagcagcagtttcagCACCCCCAGAACGCTCCAGCCGTTGCACtccttcagcaacagcatcatcagcctGTTGTTGCGCCGGCAGTGGCCGCAATCCCCGATGTTCTAGGCATTAGCAGAAGTAACTCCGACCCGAATAATACTTTGACTGGTGTCCTGGAAGGATCCACTCAGCTCACAGatctgacagcagcagccgctgcggCTGCAATGGCTTTCCAGCAACACCATtcgctacagcagcagcctgcctaccagcatcatcatcaccattctcATCACGGTCAGCTCGCGGCACTCCGATATCCCCAGGCGGCTGTAGCGCTTCCAACGCTTCCGCTGGACGTGTACGCTGGCCAACTGTCACCGTGCGGTAGCTCGGACGAGCTGGACTCGGAGCTGGACGATGATTCGTCGTCGGGCGGCAAGCGCCTTAAGCGGAGCATCCTGCCAAAGCAGGCTACCGGTGTCATGCGGGCGTGGTTGTTTCAGCATCTAGTC CATCCTTATCCTACTGAAGACGAGAAGCGCGCGATCGCTGCCCAAACCAGTCTCACTTTGCTGCAG GTCAACAACTGGTTCATCAATGCCCGGCGCCGTatactgctgccgatgctaGAGAATGCTTCGGATAATTCGGGCGAGTAA